The sequence agcccccatgggcaaagcagcacttccctgcttctgactgtgATATGGTCactctctctgccaatgaccagtattaccacagttaaaacaggcaccattattctgagctattctccctgattgatttctgggaccagcataagatctccgtctattctgccctctgccttgtaaatacattgccttattttcatgccgagaacaaccttctgcatattcgacAAACGGGTCACAATAATAATgactagctgtctgagcaacaaattcctcaggaatccgaccagatttacactcgcatttaaaaatttgtacattcctaggcttccgtccagagtcattcttactcatgcaagcacccattagtagcttaaagaaaaacagctaaattatgacaaataattgcaatatttatacttacacaatatacaatggtcgttcagctagatcagagataacagtccagtcgtgcacagaatttactggactcCTATCAgaaattctgtttaaaagggcctatcccaattcacaatttaggtctattaaattcccagagggggtgaagcatcatatataaaaatttacatatatactcaccaccttTGCGAATTTCCCACTTCTGGACACCATAACTGAAGGAAATCtaatttcctcgcctatgcttcagaaccgagaggaacctttcctctgccaggtacactgaagccttgtgactggatactacaccatctgcaccgtttgcagcagactcccccggagaagctttcacgccctgacactgttatctccggtctttggtgaacttcaggcctggaagacgaacgaaatgaaacgtaacgcaagccaggtttcaaatcctttgtctctatttattatatttcagcaaaggctgactacagaatcttaactagttatgaccagacaaaatggaagcttaacatgagtgcagattctggcctgacatattggtcctaacgatgatgatgatgatgatgatgatgatgatgatgatgatgatgatgatgatgatgatgatgatgatgatgatgatgatgggatgAGATGATGATATgatgggggggagaatgagatgaTGGTGttgggatgatgaggagggtagtggtggtggtgtgagaggaggatcaggggggtgagagaatgagggggtgagagaatgaggggggtgggagggagtatgagggggtttgcaacaatcttggaagtagtgggagaggagcattaagatcagtatagcgccatgtatgactgcaggtatgttatttataaatgatctgaccgttCGGTCATTTTTTTCTAAATGTCACTCCACGTTTGCACCAATTTgctccatttcatattctatttcgtaaaaaatgctGGGTGGGCCCTCCATCCCCAAACCTCTCCCAGAATTTTTaatgaaatagaatatgaaatggtgcaaattggtgcatacgtggTGTGACATTTACAGAAAATTACGTAACTGTCTGAGAATTTATGAATAACACCTCCCCACCGACTTTTCCAGCGCGCCacatttttcaccattgtgtccagtactttttgtgaagccacctggcaaccctatctacAAAGCCACTATGTCTACCACTAGTTCACCACTTGTCAGTGCAGGTGTGATCAGCAGGATTTCGAAAAGTTTTGCCAGCTTTACCATAATTTCACACTGTAAAGGTGCTTGACACTGGTAAACACACATTTTAATACCATTTGTTTTCTATAGGACAGACTGAAAATCATAgagtggtcacacacacacacacacacacacacacacacacacggcttttTTTCTGGGGGTACAAAAGGATACACCATAtccccaagtgtgtgtgtgtgtgtgtgtgtgtgtgtgtgtgtgtgtgtgtgtgtgtgtgtgtgtgtgtgtgtgtgtgtgtgtgtgtgtgtgtgtgtgtgtatatatagctgaaggagtggctcagtgggtataggatttgaaccaggctcctctgattcaaactcagtatcagctccttgtgaccttgggcaagtcactttatctccctgtgcctcaggcaccaaaacagattgtaagctcatctgggcaggtaACTGTAAAAATCCCACGTACAATGCTGCTTACCGCGCACTTTACTgtcattgtgaagcgctttgagtcccattgggagaaaagcactatatgaaataaagttgtataTAATTAATGCCTATACATATTTTATTCTCACATATATCATTGTTTAGAGAACTGTTGTTTGCCTGGCAATCATTTATCTTTCCCCGAAGACACTAAAAATAACCACCTCCGTGATGCTGTATACCACCAGGGAGAAACACGCTTACCAGAGGATTCAGTGCTCTCACAAAACAGTGTCATTAACTTGCCAGCTATTCTACAATACAGGCAGTCTTTTCATGCATCTCATCTGTATATTACTATACATGGGATTTGTAGTTATGCTTGTGTGTTAAAAAGGTGAAGGCTAAATGACATTTTTTGCATTATACAGTATTTTTTTAAACTAAGATTATACATGTAACTGGTACTTCATTTTTGCGTTATAAAATGTTGAACTACAGAGATTTCAAAATGTGGGAACAGGTAACCTGGTTATCTCTATATTGTATATTTCGCAGACATTCTAGTAGGCCAGATGTTAGACGGTTGTAATAATTGAACAAAATGTATGCTAATTGCATTCAAATCAATTAATTTATACTTTTGTGGGGATTATGAGGCATTACAACTCACACAATTAGAAGACAATCTACCTTTACAGTGTGGAAGAGCGTTCTTCCAGATACATTCATACACTGGCCGAGATTCACAGTGTGACTTTCTTTCCTATATGACATTTTCAGGTAAAATGCTAATATATTGACATTCACTACCCAATCAATTAATCTAGAGTCTTTTCCATCAAGTAGATTTTGATGTTAATATTATGTTAAAACAGCAAAACTTGTgaaatcttattttttttaaaaataaatcagtactGTAGTATCAGATAAGTGACTGTTTACATttcatttttattcaactcttaatgtagTTTTTATTCAGTTTTaacgcatcctttgatttctattgcaggttttagccccccctccccagcagtgcaagatatttgcaacactttcctgtttttgatcatttgttaccaatgttcccaaaagtttgagctgtaaactgtaataataaataatgttaccgtagtactgtaaggatacattgtagctgctgagttacactgactgaaggattgattgaaactgaaaggcagccattatgttaggcacacaatcagaatttTGACCGATTTAtatcaggagcaccaaatgattgacagcgtaggtaagaatgtagaattatgcattgtcacatgctttacatatacaggccgccaacaggggggtctgccggggttggtgtccgGGCCCGCTAGCTGGGGGGGGCCAGGTCGGCCGGCCGGTGCTGCAcatttcccccgacctctggccaggccctgctccGGTCGCGGCCGAGCCCGGACTCTTAGCTGCCTTtaagcctcttcctttctctgcccCACGCCCCCGAGCTTCCACTGCCGGAGCGCGATGGGGCTCTTTGACGTCAGCGCACGGCGCGCTGGAAGCTGGGtaaagcttacttccggcgcgtTAACGTCAGAGAGCCCCGTCACgcactggcagtggaagctcggcggcGTGGGGCAGAGAAAGGGAGAGGCTTACAGGTAGCTGAGAGTCTGGGCCCGACCGCGActggcagcagggcctggccagaggtagGGGGAAATGTGCAGTGCCGTCCGGGCCCCCCCCAGCCAGCGGACTCCAGCAGACAccaggcctggcctgacccaaggggcttgggggaatttttatatttattggagggcttgggtgtattttgatatgtattggggaacttgggttttgtttttttatatatgtattggggggcttgggggtatttttatatgttttggggggcttggggtatttttatatgtattggggggattgtggggatttttatatgtatttggggggcttgggagtattttatatatgtattggggggcttgggggtatttttatatgtgttggagggcttgggggaatttttatatgtgttggggggcttgggggaatttttatatgtgttggggggcttgggggaatttttatatttattggagggcttgggggtattttgatatgtattggggaacttgggttttgtttttttacatatgtattggggggcttgggggtatttttatatgttttggggggcttggggtatttttatatgtattggggggattgtggggatttttatatgtatttgggggacttgggagtattttatatatgtattgggggacttgggaggatttttatatgtatttggggggcttgggagtattttatatatgtattgggggacttgggggaatttttatatgtattggggggcctggggtatttttatatgtatttggggggcttggggttatttttatatgtattggggggcttggggtatttttatatgtattggggggcttggaggATTTTTTACATGGGttgaggtattttttatatgtattggggagggttgtttttttatatgatgtgtgtgtatatatatgtactgtatgtatatatgtgtgtgtatgtattggggcCTTGGgggaaattttatatgtattgggggatttggggaatttttatttgtattgcgggggcttggggtatttttatatgtatttggggggcgtggggttatttttatatttattggggggcttgggtagatttttatatgtattggggggcttgggggaatttttatatgggttggggtattttttatatgtattggggagggttattttttttatgtgtgtgtgtgtgtgtgtatatgtgtgtatgtatgggggggttatatgtattgttttttatatgtattgggtaggtgggttttttgtatgcagttgggggggtgggggaagttgtatatatttggggttggggatttttttgtatgtatttgggggtggggttttttgcgtagggggtgggaagttttttggtatatatcttgtggtaGGAATTGGGTGAGGGGGgacggaatgagtgagcctggggtaattgacggagggagaggagagaaagggtgagtgaggaaaagagggagtaagagtgagacgcaggggagggaaatacatggaaggcgggagagtgagaggggtgagacggaagggagagaaatacatgggaagagggggggggaaagagagggggctcgtgaggtgtgaaatgggggtggggggggcggctcTCAATACCACCGACACgggggggccctgcttaaaatcTTTGTTCTgagccccacgatttctgtttgcagccctgcacatatacaaataataagaagaaaaaagagaggtggtgggggggagtagtattgctgctttaagaagcaATTTCATCATGCCTCTTGTATTCTCCTGTCTTCAATGTATCAAggtattattttttttgcatgaaTAAAGTCTGTCTGTTTTTAGATTAGACACAGTTCACTGTAGCTAATAACAAcatcaaataaaataaacaacaaaTTCAAGttccagctttttttttttatctaccaCTCAGCTTGTTTTTGCAAGCATGATAACGCTGAGAAAAAAGCCATTTCCAGGCGATTTTTGACATGTTctcacagctttgtgaatagctacgcATGCAAAATTGCTTGTGAAGTCCACTTTACAAGCATTAAATCACTaaacctgaataggcccctaagagttTAGAAGATATGCAAAATAAAATCTCAGCTTTTTTTGTGGGGTGGAAAGAAAcatagggttaaaaaaaaaagtgtgctcgCTGCTTTTAGGGGAGAGGGAGGTCTAGCCCTCCCGGTTCTAAAGAAATATTTAGCTGATGCACAAATAAGTCATCTACCAATATGGCACAGTACCCCAGGAGGGATAAAATGGGTGGAAATCGAATCCACAGAAGTACCACTGCAGACTATCCATGCACTTTTGTGGATCCATAAAGAGAAAACACCCAGGTTAGTGTATACACACCCGGCTATCAAATTCTCATTGGGGTTCTGGGATGTATGTACAGTAAAATAAGAACCCGCGCTTCAATCTCACCTTTGGAGGAATACGGAGTTTATCCCAGGAATGAGGCCAGGTCATAATAACGTTGGGATATCTAGGGGCATTTTAAGGATAACCGATATGATGTTCTTTAATAGTTTCAGGACCTTTGAGGAATTACAGGATAAAGATACTGTACCATCCACGGAACTGTTTAAGTACAATCAAATCTCAGATTTCATTTCCACTAAATTGCAAGCACTGAAAGATAAGCAGCTTACCTCCACTGAGAGGTTTTGTTCCGTACGGGGACATCAAAAGCAGCTGATTTCGTCTCTTTACAGTACTCTAAATTCCCTAGATAGGCAAGAAAAGCATAATTACATGACACTTTGGGAAAGGGATATTGGGGCAGAGATCCCTGAGGAGGATTAAGCAGGCGTCTGGGAGGCGGGCGCTCGTGCATCTTTTTGCACAGTTATCAAGGAAAACAGATATAAAATCCTGATGAGATGGTATCTGATCCTGGCTAGATTATCACACATTTACAAAGGAGCAAGTGCTCAATGCTGGAGAGGGTGCGGATACAAAGACTCACTTTTCCATATTCTTTGGACGTGTCCATTCGTTATACCGTTTTTGTGGTCAAAGTTAGAGAGCAGATCAAAAGAATGATGGGGACTGATGTTCCAAGTGATCCTGTGATAATAATACTCAGTAAACCTGTCCCAGATGTTGCccgtaaaacaaataaacaaatttATCACCTGCTGACAGCTGCCCGTCCTTGCCATTGGACTCCAGGGGAAGCAGATCACACCGCCCACATTCCGGGTTTTTACAGACAAAGTGAGATTCGAacagatggagatggagaagctgacagCAATAGATAGAGGCTTTTCGGGAAGACTATCCCTCAAAACAACAATTAGCGAGCTAGGGATTAGTTGAGAACTGGTTTGTCTGGAGTGAGGTATGTCTTTGTTTCAGATACAGGTCATGTCGAAGAGGTGCAAAGCTAGGGCTCTGACATTCACTGTATGTTTTCTTTTTGTATAATGTGCATGCTGAACACTTTTCTTGtcacccatctcccctccccccttttaaaGTTCTGTATCCTTTCctgcactttattaaaaaaaaaaaaaaaattaaacaaattttttggggaaaaaaaacaaaaacaatttaggggcctattctataagcctcctTAAAAATAATCGCCGGGCGTTTACGCTgcctgttttttgagcgttgtTATTAcgatattcagaaagcctcaattaccCAAAACGGACGAGTAGCTGGCGACATGATaatcgcctctctgaaaaagGCAAACTGGGTAATTTTTTCCAGCTGCTGAGAgcgccgcacagagagagagagagacgcctctcccagCGCATACCTCGTCAGAAATGTATgtttcttaaaaaataaaaatgtatactagtatagatgagcagggggtctacggagcagaaccacgttgatttcaagtctgggaccccctgcttcctgatactAGGACGCTTCATTTAAAAGGTGGGCTTTCAGGTTTGTCTTCCATTTGGGGAACAGAAGGTGCTTGGTGTGTATTGAGTAGCAGGGAGTTCGACAGATAAGGGGCAGTGatggaaaagggtttaaggcgagagaacTGTAGAGGGTAAAGGGGTctaaaggagacagttatgggtagagtgcaggagacgagcaggcaCAATGAGAGCTCAAAGCTGATATATAGGAAGGAGCAGGTGCGGGGAGCGGCTTAAAGGCAAGGGCATGCTCACAAAACCCATTTTATGTAACAATCAGTGATGCTCTGCATTTGGGAACAACAGATTGGGCTTTGTACAAGAATATGTTATGCAGGCAGGGCCGCacacagctttcctggggcccaggactatagTTTTCACTGggcgggggagagctggggcccggcagcCGGACACGGATGTTAGGCCCGATCTCtagtcaggcccaacttccagaGCCGGCCAACCGAGCCCCCCGCAGCCGCCAGACTGTCGGCGGCCCTGTTTTCAGGCGATAATCAGGTTTGCCCAATTCTCTGTTACAGAGGTATAATGAACTCCAACTGTTCACTTCATGTGTTGGACTAGCATTTgatatttacttttttttgtcAAGTGTGAAGATGTCACAGCTCCATTAGTGCGCCCAGCTGCTTCTGATGAGCAGAGCATGTCATTGTTTTTTCTTTATGGAGACACATTGAAGTGATGTTTCTTGGCAACTGAGTCCTTTTGCAGTATCAAGAAGCACAGTATGAAGACAAGACACGTTTGATGTGTACTTTGCTTTCTGTTGACTGGAGGATCCTTACTTAATCAGCCCTGCATCCGCCTCTTCCACACCTttccccgatcagcactatcacaaTATATtgaatacccccccacccagtcactgctttTAGTATTAGTGTTTGCATCATATAATGCTCTCATCTCACCTAGGCCCTTTGTATGGTCCATGCTAAGTGGTAAAGCCCCTTAGCTACTAACTGGAATGATTTGTGGTGTCGTACAGCTGTGCACCGCACTTTGTAGTATGGGGTATGTGTTTATGGTAACCTCTGTGTTGTCAGAGGAGGcaaaaatgcattgcttttaaGGCATTTCTAACACCTTAGGGGCAAAGGGACTGAAAACAGATTGACTGCCTAATTAGATCAAAAAGTAGACTTATTGTCCCTTAAATGATGGTAAAGTAGGGATTTACAACATGCATATCCTAACACCGGTTTATTAAGGAATGTTGCATAAATCCTCCCTGCCTGAGCATCATTAGTGAGTGATAAGGGGATGAGCGTTTCTGGAGATGACGCATAATGTACAGTTTACCAAGGGAGGTATCAATATTTCTATTTTCGGGGTTCATAGTTCACATCACAGAAACTGCCAGGGCTTAAGCTGGCAAAAGCCTGATATGATGAAGGAATGTGTTAGTGTTGTTACATCTCGCAGTAGTATAGGACATGAAATGACTGATGAGCTGACTGTCATTATCATCTTCTGCTTGATGCAAGGCTCCCATGGTCTTCCCAATAACACATTTTGATATATGTGTGTCTTTTTAAGGTGAAAGATCTGGCGTACAATGTCACTTCCTACCTGGTTCAGGTGGAACGAGTCCCATTTGCGGCTCTCCCAGCGGAATCCGACAGACATGGTGGTGGAAACGCTAATGATGGAACTAAGCTGGCAGATAAAGCAAGCGGAGAAGCAGCAGCGCGAAAAAGAGAACGAGTACCGCAAGATTAAGACCGGAGTGGATTACAGTTGGCTGGTAAACTACCCAAAGCTCAACTACGATATCAGTCCAGGAGAGAGGTTACAGCTGGAGGATTCATGCAGCAAGATTCACCCATCATATTGTGGGCCAGTCATTCTCAGGTAAAAGGGTGTTTCCTCTGTTTGTGAAAAATTAAACCCCATGCACAAATACAATCAATGGTATGAACGCCTACAGTGCTGAGTGAGTTGGATGTAGTAGTTTATAAATATTATGATGTCAGTGCAGCTGTGCTGGTGTAGTTATGCATTGAGTGCCTGTGTCATTGTAATGCCCCGTTCTTGGTTAAGAAAACCACATGTGACTGAGAAACTGTACTGAGTGGAAGCTCGGTAAAAAATCCGGTGAAAGGGTTGGCGATGAACTTACTTTGGTTTTACTTTATCGACTTTATTTGTTTGTGTTCGAGGCGTTGCACAGATTTTCCCAGAAATATGATTAattataaaatattatattatattaaaaatTGGTCATAGAAAAAGActgagggggtcatgcactaagctccgttaagtcgtttttagagcgcaaagtgcgcttagaacgtgatgttgcgctgaacacgatgcactaagccacgcaaacaggcactttgcgctctaaaactgacttttttcaggacgtttttctaagtccaactttgctcgttcgttaccctgtttgcgttaaattctgcccttaagcgggatgcactaagctacgtaaccttagcgtacgcgcaagttgcgttcaacagaacacgtcagctcaaggtagacgcaaaaaaagctggactttgaaaaatgtcttgctttacatttttgcatgcgcaacacccatacaacaggccggcgggtgtccccggctgaccccgcgcccgtcccggggtccccgcgggagttccagggtacccgcgggcctgcggtaccaaagttgtgcctacaaaaatactaaacattatttctaactaaatacacccccctaacacatacagtacaataatatgcaaaataactattatacagatatggataatagattatttgcccattattaaacactgcattagcatacctacctctactcatcccccttctgcctttctctctcactttgaatcctggctctctttcttcctctcctcagactcccctgttcttctccttggggacttcaattgccacattgatgacccctctctcccttgggcttcccgctttctttctctaacttcttcttttggccttcaacagtggactgcagccagcacccacaaggatggccactacttagacctggttttcactaagaacttctctctctccgatttctccatttccccttttcctctctctgaccatcatctcatctcattctctctatctcgcttctccccttctccacctccatctaccccccggttctgcagaaacctgcgctctattcacttacctgactttgagtccactttacgctcctccctctcctctctcagctctgctacagaccccgacaacctggtcaggaactacaactctgtcttgtcctcgtctcttgatctacatgccccgctttctctctgccacactcacccttctaaccctagaccctggctaaattcccacacatgcatgctgcgttcctccactcgtttctctgaacgcctctggaggaagtctcacactctctcagacttccttcactacaaacttatgctatcctgtttcaactctgccctctcgcaagctaaacaagcctacttttctgcactaatcaacatgcacaagtctaacccacgccgactgttctctgtctttgatactctactcaaaccaccctcagctgcctctccttcctccatttccgctcaggactttgctgactattttaaggaaaaggtggaatccatacggcagaacatcccctctgtttcttcctcccatcctacacctctccctaactctcctcctgccttccttgactctttttccactgtctcagaggaggatgtgtcgctgttgatcgcctcttctccctctaccacttgccctcttgaccccattccctcccatatcctaaaacctcttgctcctactataatccctacgctcacacacatttttaactcctccctctgctctggaacctttccatcctccttcaaacatgcaacagtcataccattactcaaaaacagcaagcttgaccctacctgtctttctaactatcgacctgtctccctcctgccttttgcctctaaactccttgaacgtcttgtattctctcgcttgctccatgttctcaacacctattctctcctagaccctctacaatctggcttccgcactgctcactccacggaaacagccctcactaaaataactgacgacctccatgctgccaaagacagaggtcattacactctgctcatattactcgacctctctgcagcatttgacaccgtggaccaccctcttctccttcatattctccatactcttggtattcggaacaaagctctatcctggatctcatcctacctctcccatcgtactttcagtgtctcttctgct comes from Ascaphus truei isolate aAscTru1 chromosome 4, aAscTru1.hap1, whole genome shotgun sequence and encodes:
- the RD3 gene encoding protein RD3 isoform X2; this encodes MSLPTWFRWNESHLRLSQRNPTDMVVETLMMELSWQIKQAEKQQREKENEYRKIKTGVDYSWLVNYPKLNYDISPGERLQLEDSCSKIHPSYCGPVILRFRQLIAEYEPDIQEVSNLFRSVLQEAADKMKEEDDAKKLARQWNTKRAMSLSLTTFKSRARIYPFMSGIKTISEDVEREAEPSRRVWSMPEFRSTKDD